Genomic window (Enterobacteriaceae bacterium 4M9):
GTATGCGAGTTATTTCGCAACGCAGTATTCAGAATAAATTGGTAGGCCTGAGTGGACTTGAACCACCGACCTCACCCTTATCAGGGGTGCGCTCTAACCACCTGAGCTACAAGCCTGTAGAGGTTTTCACTGCTGCTTCATTTCTATCAGACAATCTGTGTGGACACGTCGAAGACTGTATCTTTAAGGTAAGGAGGTGATCCAACCGCAGGTTCCCCTACGGTTACCTTGTTACGACTTCACCCCAGTCATGAATCACAAAGTGGTAAGCGCCCTCCCGAAGGTTAAGCTACCTACTTCTTTTGCAACCCACTCCCATGGTGTGACGGGCGGTGTGTACAAGGCCCGGGAACGTATTCACCGTGACATTCTGATTCACGATTACTAGCGATTCCGACTTCATGGAGTCGAGTTGCAGACTCCAATCCGGACTACGACGCACTTTATGAGGTCCGCTTGCTCTCGCGAGGTCGCTTCTCTTTGTATGCGCCATTGTAGCACGTGTGTAGCCCTGGTCGTAAGGGCCATGATGACTTGACGTCATCCCCACCTTCCTCCGGTTTATCACCGGCAGTCTCCTTTGAGTTCCCGACCGAATCGCTGGCAACAAAGGATAAGGGTTGCGCTCGTTGCGGGACTTAACCCAACATTTCACAACACGAGCTGACGACAGCCATGCAGCACCTGTCTCACAGTTCCCGAAGGCACATTCCCATCTCTGGGAACTTCTGTGGATGTCAAGACCAGGTAAGGTTCTTCGCGTTGCATCGAATTAAACCACATGCTCCACCGCTTGTGCGGGCCCCCGTCAATTCATTTGAGTTTTAACCTTGCGGCCGTACTCCCCAGGCGGTCGATTTAACGCGTTAGCTCCGGAAGCCACTCCTCAAGGGAACAACCTCCAAATCGACATCGTTTACGGCGTGGACTACCAGGGTATCTAATCCTGTTTGCTCCCCACGCTTTCGCACCTGAGCGTCAGTCTTTGTCCAGGGGGCCGCCTTCGCCACCGGTATTCCTCCAGATCTCTACGCATTTCACCGCTACACCTGGAATTCTACCCCCCTCTACAAGACTCTAGCCTGACAGTTTCGAATGCAGTTCCCGGGTTGAGCCCGGGGATTTCACATCCGACTTGACAGACCGCCTGCGTGCGCTTTACGCCCAGTAATTCCGATTAACGCTTGCACCCTCCGTATTACCGCGGCTGCTGGCACGGAGTTAGCCGGTGCTTCTTCTGCGGGTAACGTCAATTGCTGAGGTTATTAACCCCAACACCTTCCTCCCCGCTGAAAGTACTTTACAACCCGAAGGCCTTCTTCATACACGCGGCATGGCTGCATCAGGCTTGCGCCCATTGTGCAATATTCCCCACTGCTGCCTCCCGTAGGAGTCTGGACCGTGTCTCAGTTCCAGTGTGGCTGGTCATCCTCTCAGACCAGCTAGGGATCGTCGCCTAGGTGAGCCATTACCTCACCTACTAGCTAATCCCATCTGGGCACATCCGATGGCAAGAGGCCCGAAGGTCCCCCTCTTTGGTCTTGCGACGTTATGCGGTATTAGCTACCGTTTCCAGTAGTTATCCCCCTCCATCAGGCAGTTTCCCAGACATTACTCACCCGTCCGCCGCTCGCCGGCAAAGAAGCAAGCTTCTTCCCGCTGCCGCTCGACTTGCATGTGTTAGGCCTGCCGCCAGCGTTCAATCTGAGCCATGATCAAACTCTTCAATTAAAGTTTGATGCTCAAAGAATTAAACTGTTAGTTCGTAATGAATTAACTGTTGTTCACTCTTGAGACTTGATATTCATTTAGCGTCTTTCGACGTTGAGATATCAGTGCCTCGAGTGCCCACACAGATTGTCTGATAAATTGTTAAAGAGCAGTGCGACATGGCGTTGAGCCTGCTGTCGCGAGGTGGCGTATATTACCGCCTTCCTCTTCAGAGTCAAGCGATTATTTTCGCTGTCGTCTGCCTGACGGGCCGGTTTGTAAGCCGTTGTGCCGTGTCAGTGGAGGCGCATTATAGGGAGTATTCAGATGCAGACAAGCGTTAATTGAAAAAAATTTACTGTTCGCTTACTTTTCGGGCACAACGCCGAATAATGCTACTTATTGCGTGTTAACTGAGCAATATCGTGAGCGAATACCGTCACATCCTGCCAGTTGGTATAAACCACTTCTTTACTGGTATCCGTTTCCCCGCCCGTCATTTTCATGATGAGCCGAATCATAAAGCGGTCATACCATTTATAACGGGGATAGCGCAGCGCGCCAGCAAACACGCTACAGAGGTCAGGGCGCCAGGGAGAATCAATCAGGAACTTTCGGGTATAGGAATTGGTTTGCGGTGAGCGCTTCTCCGGCTTACGTGCAACAAGGTTAACGGAGAAGAACGCTCCCGGGCGCGCATTTAGCGCATCAGCGTGCTTTTCAACAAAGGCTTTTAGTGACGGATGAAAGTGGCCGTAGCGAATGGACGCACCAATAACGACTTTATCGTAGGTGCTCCAGTCCACATCCCCGGCGCGATGGAGATTAGATAACTGCGTCTCAACCCCTTTCTCCTGCAATTCAGTTGCAATGCTGGCCGCAATTTCGCGGGTTTGCCCATCCCGGCTCGAAAACAATATCAGGGTTTTCACATCTCTCTCCGATTATTCGCGCCAGAAGGTTGGCGTAAACAGCACTAACAACGTGAAGACTTCCAGTCGCCCAAACAGCATATTGGCTACCAGAATCCACTTTGCGACCGGGTTCATACTGGCAAAGTTATCCGCAACCACACCGAGACCGGGCCCCAGGTTATTGAGCGTGGCAGCCACGGAAGCAAAGGCCGAGAAATCATCCACACCGGTCGCGATAATCGCCAGCATACTGATAATAAACACCAACGCATAAGCGGAGAAAAATCCCCATACGGCTTCGAGAATTCGCTCCGGCAGCGCGCGGTTACCAAGCTTAATACTGTAAACTGCATTCGGGTGGACCAGACGTTTAAGCTCACGGTTGCCTTGCTTGAACAACAGCAGAATGCGAATCACCTTCAGTCCACCACCGGTCGAACCCGCACAGCCACCAATAAATGCCGAGCAAAGCAGCAACACCGGCAGAAACAGCGGCCATCGGGCAATGCTGTCTGTGGTGAATCCCGCCGTGCTTGCCATTGAAACCACCTGGAAGAAGGCCTGGTTTAGCGTCTGCATCACGGAACCGTAGACGCTGTGATACCAGAGCACCAACGTGCAGATAATCACCAGCGAAAACTGCACACCGATAAACATGCGAAATTCCGGGTCACGCCAGTACACCTTCAGACTACGTCCGCTCAGCAACGAGAAGTGCAGGCCATAGTTACAGCCAGAGATCAGCAAAAAGATGGCAATGATCGTGTTGATGGTTGGGCTGGCAAAATAACCGACGCTGGCGTCATGAGTAGAAAAACCACCAATCGCAATCGTGGCAAAGCTATGTCCAATCGCGTCAAAGGCGGGCATGCCGGCAAACCACAGCGCCAGCGCACAAGCCACCGTCAGCAGCACATAAATCAGCCACAGCGTTTTCGCGGTTTCGGCAATACGCGGGCGCATCTTGTTGTCTTTCAGCGGGCCGGGCATTTCTGCCCGATAAAGCTGCAACCCACCCACGCCAAGAATTGGCAGTATCGCCACCGCCAGCACAATTATCCCCATGCCACCAAACCATTGCAGCATCTGGCGATAGAACAAAATCGCGTGCGGCAAGGAGTCCAGCCCGACCAGCGTGGTTGCACCAGTGGTGGTTAGCCCGGAAAAGGATTCAAAGAACGCATCGGTAATGGAAAGATTAGGCCGTTCGGAGAAAATAAACGGCAGCGCACCTACGCTACCCAGCACGGTCCAGAACAACACAACAATCAGGAACCCTTCGCGCGGCTTTAATTCGTTTTTCTGGCGTCGGTTCGGCCACCAGAGCATCAGCCCGATCACCACCGCCACGAAAAAGGTTTGAGTAAATGCGCGACCTGCGCCGTCGCGATAGATAAGCGCCACCAGCCCAGGAATAAACATCGTGCCGGAGAAAAGAATAACCAACAGGCCCACAATTCGGGTTATGGCGCGAAAATGCATTTCAGCCGCTTCCTTTGAAGTCGAAGAAAATGAGGGGAGGATTATTATTCAACGGGCGATAAATGCAACACACCGCGGCTCATATCCGCGAGCCGCGCCGAGAAGTCGGCCGCTTTATTGTGCGGCAACGCCACATTCAGTGCGACCTCGGCCCCAAAATCGCTTTGCACAATCAGCCCCTCAAACTGTTTGAGCAACGCTTCAACACCTGCCAGCAGCGCGTAATCACAGCGCAAAGTATATTCCGTAAGCGGGACTTTACGAGAGGTCACCAACTGATTAATCGCCTGCTGCACGCCACCGCCGTAAGCTTTGACCAGCCCGCCAGTGCCAAGTTTAATGCCGCCGTAGTAGCGCACTACAACCGCGGTAATTTCACCCACACCGCTGCCCATAAGCTGTGCCAACATTGGCTTGCCCGCCGTGCCAGCAGGCTCGCCGTCATCAGAAAACCCAAGCTTTTGTGAATCGTCCGGCGCTCCCGCCACCCACGCCCAGCAATGATGGCGCGCATCCGGATGCTCAGCGCGGGTACTCTCCACAAAAGCTTTCGCCGCCTCCACACCATCGGTATGCGCCAGCAGCGTAATAAAGCGGCTTTTCTTAATTTCCTCGGTCACGCTTACCGGTGCTGCGGGAACCCACCAACTATCCATCAGGCCAGCTTCAGGTCTCGGGTCATATTTTCCACGCCTTTTTCATGGATGACGACGTTATCTTCAATACGAATGCCGCCGTAAGGCTTCAGCGCGTCAATCTTCTGCCAGTTGAAATGCGTGCTGTATTGTCCTTCACGCCACGGCTTAAGCAGTGACTCGATAAAATAAATCCCCGGCTCAATCGTCAGCACCATGCCCGGCTCCATCATGCGGGTGCAGCGCAGGTAGGGATATTTCGCCGGCGCTGCAAGGTGCGTACCGCGGTCATCCTGCATAAAGCCCGCCACATCGTGCACCTGCAACCC
Coding sequences:
- the hemG gene encoding menaquinone-dependent protoporphyrinogen IX dehydrogenase gives rise to the protein MKTLILFSSRDGQTREIAASIATELQEKGVETQLSNLHRAGDVDWSTYDKVVIGASIRYGHFHPSLKAFVEKHADALNARPGAFFSVNLVARKPEKRSPQTNSYTRKFLIDSPWRPDLCSVFAGALRYPRYKWYDRFMIRLIMKMTGGETDTSKEVVYTNWQDVTVFAHDIAQLTRNK
- the trkH gene encoding Trk system potassium transporter TrkH, which codes for MHFRAITRIVGLLVILFSGTMFIPGLVALIYRDGAGRAFTQTFFVAVVIGLMLWWPNRRQKNELKPREGFLIVVLFWTVLGSVGALPFIFSERPNLSITDAFFESFSGLTTTGATTLVGLDSLPHAILFYRQMLQWFGGMGIIVLAVAILPILGVGGLQLYRAEMPGPLKDNKMRPRIAETAKTLWLIYVLLTVACALALWFAGMPAFDAIGHSFATIAIGGFSTHDASVGYFASPTINTIIAIFLLISGCNYGLHFSLLSGRSLKVYWRDPEFRMFIGVQFSLVIICTLVLWYHSVYGSVMQTLNQAFFQVVSMASTAGFTTDSIARWPLFLPVLLLCSAFIGGCAGSTGGGLKVIRILLLFKQGNRELKRLVHPNAVYSIKLGNRALPERILEAVWGFFSAYALVFIISMLAIIATGVDDFSAFASVAATLNNLGPGLGVVADNFASMNPVAKWILVANMLFGRLEVFTLLVLFTPTFWRE
- a CDS encoding IMPACT family protein; its protein translation is MDSWWVPAAPVSVTEEIKKSRFITLLAHTDGVEAAKAFVESTRAEHPDARHHCWAWVAGAPDDSQKLGFSDDGEPAGTAGKPMLAQLMGSGVGEITAVVVRYYGGIKLGTGGLVKAYGGGVQQAINQLVTSRKVPLTEYTLRCDYALLAGVEALLKQFEGLIVQSDFGAEVALNVALPHNKAADFSARLADMSRGVLHLSPVE